One genomic segment of Sander lucioperca isolate FBNREF2018 chromosome 10, SLUC_FBN_1.2, whole genome shotgun sequence includes these proteins:
- the mex3a gene encoding RNA-binding protein MEX3A encodes MPSLLVLAGIMEKNGGYAGDLAGSGFGGEGLLVPPDEEEDDSRALRVALGQLSLLGLGEGEDGGGAPTTGVQDRSNNNNNHHNHTNNVGGGGDTAILQGKSKLCALYESSSSETKGRGCNITECVPVPSSEHVAEIVGRQGCKIKALRAKTNTYIKTPVRGEEPVFLITGRKEDVALARREIISAAEHFSMLRASRNKLGVSFSGSPPTPLPGQTTIQVRVPYRVVGLVVGPKGSTIKRIQQQTCTYIVTPSRDRDPVFEITGSPSNAERAREEIEAHIAFRTGGLHDHNNENDCLGPNGGSSPAGSSGGLESRLQQVWGLQGGQRKPLTSSYRQNFSDAMVGGGGGGGEGGGIYNKSNFSSSGEKPCSYFGSEGTQSWGDPDYPKQVAFYAQQRSKSFGGLPLPLTRLSPGLSESCGGGSNNNSSVTSIVPVSGSPHAQARRAHSEPTSAGEGFPGRLPVPDSPPATVRDCMTCFESKVTAALVPCGHNLFCMECAIRICELNHPECPVCHTQVTQAIRIFS; translated from the exons ATGCCTAGCCTGCTGGTTCTAGCAGGGATCATGGAGAAAAATGGGGGCTACGCCGGGGATCTGGCCGGCTCCGGCTTCGGAGGCGAAGGTCTCCTTGTGCCGCCCGACGAGGAGGAAGACGACTCCCGTGCCCTCAGGGTCGCGCTGGGCCAGTTGTCTCTGCTGGGGCTTGGGGAAGGCGAGGACGGCGGCGGAGCCCCAACAACAGGAGTACAGGACCGGagtaacaataacaacaaccaCCACAACCACACGAACAACGTCGGAGGTGGCGGAGACACGGCGATTCTGCAAGGGAAAAGCAAGTTGTGCGCCCTGTATGAGAGCTCCTCAAGTGAGACGAAAGGACGAGGCTGCAACATAACAGAATGCGTCCCAGTGCCCAGCTCTGAACATGTGGCCGAAATAGTGGGGAGACAAG GTTGCAAGATCAAAGCCCTGCGGGCCAAGACCAACACCTACATCAAAACCCCCGTTAGAGGAGAGGAGCCTGTGTTCTTAATCACTGGCCGGAAGGAGGATGTTGCACTGGCCCGCCGTGAAATCATCTCTGCTGCAGAGCACTTCTCCATGCTCCGGGCATCCCGCAACAAGCTGGGAGTGTCCTTTAGCGGCTCCCCGCCCACACCTTTGCCAGGTCAGACCACCATTCAGGTGAGAGTGCCATACCGTGTCGTGGGGCTGGTAGTGGGGCCTAAAGGCTCCACCATCAAACGCATCCAGCAGCAAACCTGTACTTACATCGTCACTCCCAGTCGAGACCGCGACCCTGTCTTTGAAATCACAGGGTCACCCAGCAACGCCGAGCGGGCCCGCGAGGAGATTGAAGCACACATCGCCTTCCGAACAGGAGGCCTGCACGACCACAATAATGAGAATGACTGTCTGGGGCCGAATGGTGGAAGCAGCCCAGCGGGCAGCAGCGGTGGTCTGGAGAGCCGGCTACAGCAGGTGTGGGGGCTGCAGGGGGGCCAGCGCAAGCCTCTCACCAGCAGCTACCGCCAGAACTTCTCAGATGCCATGgttggagggggaggaggaggaggtgagggAGGGGGAATCTACAACAAGAGCAACTTCTCCAGCTCCGGGGAGAAGCCTTGCTCTTATTTTGGATCAGAGGGTACCCAGAGCTGGGGTGATCCCGACTACCCCAAACAGGTGGCCTTCTACGCCCAGCAGCGGTCCAAGAGCTTTGGAGGCCTCCCACTCCCCCTGACCAGACTCTCCCCTGGCTTATCCGAGTCCTGCGGAGGTGGAAGCAACAACAACTCTTCAGTCACCAGCATTGTGCCCGTATCCGGCTCACCTCATGCCCAGGCCCGCCGCGCCCACAGTGAGCCCACCTCAGCCGGCGAGGGTTTCCCAGGCCGTCTGCCAGTGCCGGACTCGCCACCGGCCACTGTGCGGGACTGCATGACCTGCTTTGAAAGCAAAGTGACGGCTGCCTTGGTGCCCTGTGGCCATAACCTCTTCTGCATGGAGTGTGCCATCCGAATCTGTGAGCTCAACCACCCGGAGTGCCCAGTGTGCCACACCCAGGTCACACAGGCCATCCGAATATTCTCTTAA